The genomic region AAGAAGTTATTGAAATTAAAGGTAGTTTTTCTCTGCCTGCATACTCGCATATTCGGAAAAATTTTTCTCCATAGGCAGATCCCATGCTACCACCCATAAAGGAAAAGTCTGAAGCAAATACTGAGACTGAAAACTTTCCAATTTTCCCTTTTCCTGTTATACATGCTTCATTTAATCCTGTTTCTTCTTTTGCTTTTTTAATTTTCTTTTTATATTCAGGAAAATTTAAAGGGTCGTCTGATTCAATATTTTTAAAGAGTTCTTCAAAGGAATTTTCCTCAAATAAAATTTCAATGTATTTTTTAGCAGGTATTCTGAAATGGAAGGAGCATTTTGGACAAACCCATAGATTTTTTTCAAGCTGAGCCAAATGAAGGGTTTCCTTGCAACTGTCACACTTTCTCCACACTTCTGCCACTATTTCCTTTTTATCAGGTTTAAAAGGTTTTCTGAAGAACATAAACTATTATAAAGTATGTCTTATAATTAATTCATGAAAGAATTTACTTTAAGAGCAGTGATTCTTGGTATTCTTTTATCAATAATTTTTGGTGCAAGTAACGCCTATCTCGGTCTTAAAGCTGGTATGACCGTATCTGCTTCAATTCCTGCTGCCTGTGTTTCAATGGCTATTTTAAGGGGAATTTTAAAAAAAGGAACAATTCTTGAAAATAACATTGTTCAGACAATTGCATCAGCAGGTGAATCCCTTGCAGCTGGAATAATTTTTACAATACCTGCTCTTATTCTGTTAGGAATAAATCCTTCAATTTTTTATATTTTTCTTACATCACTTTTAGGAGGAATTCTCGGTGTAGTATTTATGATACTTGTAAGGAAAAAATTTATTGAGGAAGAGGATAAAGATTTACCTTTTCCTGAGGGAAGAGCCTGTGCTGAAGTATTAAAGGCAGGTGATGAAGGGGGAGAAAAGGCTAAAAGTGTTTTTGAAGGCATTTTTTCAGGTTTTTTATATAGATTTTTTGCCTTAGGATTTAAATTGTTTCCTGATGTTTTTTATTTTAATTTTAAAAATAAAATTAACTTGGGTTTTGAAAATTCCCCTGCCCTTTTAGGTGTGGGAATTATTCTCGGTAGAAGGATTTCCTTTTTTCTTCTTGGGGGAGGTCTTTTAGGATGGTTTGTTTTAATTCCCCTAATAGGTAATTATTTTCAGGAGGCTAAACTTTTAGATCCCCATACCATATGGAGCAAATATATAAGATATATAGGTGCAGGAGCAGTATTTGCAGGTGGTTTTATTTCTTTTTTAAAAATTCTTTTACCTTTATTTAAGGAAAGAAGTTTTTATTCCTTTAGACCAGGAAAAAAAGATCTTCCTTTCTCTTTTATTTTTATTTCTTCCTTAATTATTTATCTTTTAATTTCAATTTTACCTTTCTTTAATCAAAACTTTTTTACCTCTTTACTTATAGTTATTTTTTCCTTGATTTTTGTCGTGGTTTCTTCAAGAATTGTAGGTCTTGTTGGCTCTTCTTCAAATCCGGTTTCAGGTATGACAATTGCTACACTTTTTACTTTCAGTTTAATAATCTATTCCCTCGGTGGAAGAGGTTTTCCTGCTATGATAGCTTCTCTTACAACAGGTGCTTTTGTGTGTATTTCAGCGGCAATTGCTGGTGATATTTCTCAGGATTTGAAAACAGGTTATCTTGTTGGAGCAACACCAAAATTACAAGAAATTGGAGAAATAATAGGTGTTTTAACTTCCTCAATTTTTATAGGTTTTACTCTTTTTTTATTACATAAGGCTTATGTTATTGGAAGCGAAAAACTTTCTGCACCACAAGCAACGCTTATGTCACTTATTGTAAAGGGTATTTTTGAAGGTAATATGCCCTTTAATCTTTTCTTCTCAGGAATTATGATAACAGTTTTTCTTGAAATTCTTGGCATATCTTCTTTACCTGTTGCTGTTGGACTTTACCTTCCACTTTCCCTTTCAACTCCTATTGCCCTTGGTGGTATTATCTCTGATTTAATAAAGAAAAAGGAAAAAGGAGTTTTACTTGCTTCTGGTTTTGTTGCAGGTGATGCTATAAGTGGAATAATTCTCGCAATAATAATTCTATCAGGAATTTCTCTTTTTAATTTTAATATTTTGAATCCTCTTTTCGGGGTAATTTCCCTTTTAATCTTTTCTATCTATACATTTTTTAGATTAAAATAAAATTTATAGAAGATATGATTGAGGTCATAAATATAAAAAAATTTTTTAAAACACAAAAGGATATAATAAAGGCAGTTAATGGTGTTTCTTTTACGGTTAAAAGAGGCGAAATATTTGCTTTACTCGGTCCAAATGGAGCAGGAAAAACAACGAGTTTAAGAATAATAGCAGGAATAATGAAACCTGATGAAGGTAGTGTCCTGATAAATGGAATAGATATTTCAAAAGAGGAGGATAAAGCAAAAAAATTTATAGGATACCTTCCCTCAGATACAGGACTTTATCCAAGGTTAAAGGTAATAGAGTTTATAGAAATTTTTTCAAAACTTTATTATCAAAATAAAATTGAAAAAAGAAAAATTGAAGAGGTGATTGAAAGAATGGAATTAAGTGAGTATAAGAATATGTTGATTGAGAAATTATCTCTTGGAAGTAAGCAGAAAGTTTTACTTATTCCTTTAATAATTTCTGAACCTGAAGTTTTGATACTTGATGAACCTGCAAAGGGTCTTGATGTTCCATCAGCTAAAGTTATTGAAGATTATCTGATAGAGTTAAAGAAAAAAGACAAAGCGATCCTGATATCAACACATGTGATGGAACAGGCTGAATATCTTGCAGATAGAATTGCTTTTTTATTTAAAGGTAAGATAAAGAAAATTTATGAAAAAGAAAAACTTATGTTTGAAAAGAAAAATAAATCTTTAAGGGAATTCTTTATGGAGGTGATGTATGAATGATTTTATTTTGATTTTTAGAAAAGAATTTCTTGAAGTTATAAGGGATAAAAGAACAATATTTAACCTTTTTGTTTTACCAGTAATTGGTATTCCACTTTTACTTGTGTTTGTTTCAAATTTAATCAGTGTAAAATCAAAGGAAACTTCAAAAATAGTAATTAAACCTTTTGAGGAATATGATAAAATAGAAAATCTGCTTAAAAAAGAAGGTTTTGAAATAGTTCTTTCTGAAAAACCTGAATCTTTAATTTTGAAGAATAATAATATTTTAGGTCTCATTTTTGAAAATAATGAATTTAAAATTTTATTCAATCCTAAAAGTCTTGAAAATTATAGAGAAATTAAAATTATAAAGAAGGTTTTAGTTGAATATAAAAATGAAAAGATAGAGGAATTTTTTAAGAAAGAAAATATTGAGAAACCTTTGTTCTTAGATTATGAAATAAAAGAAGTTCCGATTTATGTAAGGGAAGGTTTAAATGAAATTTTTTTCATTTTAATAGTTTTTTATTTTTTAATAATTCTTTTACAATCCTCAATTTATCCCTCAATTGAAGTTATAACAGGTGAGAAGGAAAGAAAAACAATGGAACTTCTATTATCCTATCCTGCAAAAAGATTTTATTTAATTTCAGGTAAACTACTGGTAGTTGTTTTACTTTCCTTTACTTCATCAATTCTTGCAATTCTTATTTATTTTTTTGTTTTCCCGAAGATTTTATTTTTTAATGTTCCACCTGAGTATAGGGAAAGTTTGAATGTATATTTTCCATCCTTTCACAGGGTATTTCTTCTTTTTATTTTTGTTCTTGTTCTTGCTTTTTTAATTTCTTCAATTAATATGGTTATTTCTTCTTTTGCAAGGACTTTTAAGGAAGCGCAATCCTTTCTTCAAGGCACTTTGCTTTTCTGGTTTATGCCCCTTTTTTTATTTCTTTTTTTAGTTCCTCAGGTAGATCTCCGTATATCTTTTATTCCTGTAATTAATTTTATTTATGTTACAAAACTTGTATTTGAAGGAGGGAAAATGTTTTATTTATTTTATTTAATTTCAATTATAACTAATTTAATAACATTTTTAATCTTATTTTTACTTTTAATCCGCTTATTTGAAAGGGAAGATATAATATTTAGAGTTTAGTTAATAATAAACTTTCTTTTAAGTTTTCCTTTCTCCTTTTCAATTATTACAAAGTAAATACCCTTTTTACTTTCCTTATAGGGTAAAAACTTTGTAAGTTTTTTATTCTTTACCTTTGTTTTGAAAAGGATCCTACCTGTTAAGTCAAG from candidate division WOR-3 bacterium harbors:
- the accD gene encoding acetyl-CoA carboxylase, carboxyltransferase subunit beta, translating into MFFRKPFKPDKKEIVAEVWRKCDSCKETLHLAQLEKNLWVCPKCSFHFRIPAKKYIEILFEENSFEELFKNIESDDPLNFPEYKKKIKKAKEETGLNEACITGKGKIGKFSVSVFASDFSFMGGSMGSAYGEKFFRICEYAGREKLPLISITSSGGGARMQEGILSLMQLVKTNIGIKLLEENRLPYITVLCDPTMGGVMASFAALGDISLAEKGALLGFAGPRVIEQTIKQKLPEGFQRAEFQFEHGMIDEVIDRRELKKKIIKILNILWD
- a CDS encoding oligopeptide transporter, OPT family; this encodes MKEFTLRAVILGILLSIIFGASNAYLGLKAGMTVSASIPAACVSMAILRGILKKGTILENNIVQTIASAGESLAAGIIFTIPALILLGINPSIFYIFLTSLLGGILGVVFMILVRKKFIEEEDKDLPFPEGRACAEVLKAGDEGGEKAKSVFEGIFSGFLYRFFALGFKLFPDVFYFNFKNKINLGFENSPALLGVGIILGRRISFFLLGGGLLGWFVLIPLIGNYFQEAKLLDPHTIWSKYIRYIGAGAVFAGGFISFLKILLPLFKERSFYSFRPGKKDLPFSFIFISSLIIYLLISILPFFNQNFFTSLLIVIFSLIFVVVSSRIVGLVGSSSNPVSGMTIATLFTFSLIIYSLGGRGFPAMIASLTTGAFVCISAAIAGDISQDLKTGYLVGATPKLQEIGEIIGVLTSSIFIGFTLFLLHKAYVIGSEKLSAPQATLMSLIVKGIFEGNMPFNLFFSGIMITVFLEILGISSLPVAVGLYLPLSLSTPIALGGIISDLIKKKEKGVLLASGFVAGDAISGIILAIIILSGISLFNFNILNPLFGVISLLIFSIYTFFRLK
- a CDS encoding ABC transporter ATP-binding protein, with the protein product MIEVINIKKFFKTQKDIIKAVNGVSFTVKRGEIFALLGPNGAGKTTSLRIIAGIMKPDEGSVLINGIDISKEEDKAKKFIGYLPSDTGLYPRLKVIEFIEIFSKLYYQNKIEKRKIEEVIERMELSEYKNMLIEKLSLGSKQKVLLIPLIISEPEVLILDEPAKGLDVPSAKVIEDYLIELKKKDKAILISTHVMEQAEYLADRIAFLFKGKIKKIYEKEKLMFEKKNKSLREFFMEVMYE
- a CDS encoding ABC transporter permease subunit, which codes for MNDFILIFRKEFLEVIRDKRTIFNLFVLPVIGIPLLLVFVSNLISVKSKETSKIVIKPFEEYDKIENLLKKEGFEIVLSEKPESLILKNNNILGLIFENNEFKILFNPKSLENYREIKIIKKVLVEYKNEKIEEFFKKENIEKPLFLDYEIKEVPIYVREGLNEIFFILIVFYFLIILLQSSIYPSIEVITGEKERKTMELLLSYPAKRFYLISGKLLVVVLLSFTSSILAILIYFFVFPKILFFNVPPEYRESLNVYFPSFHRVFLLFIFVLVLAFLISSINMVISSFARTFKEAQSFLQGTLLFWFMPLFLFLFLVPQVDLRISFIPVINFIYVTKLVFEGGKMFYLFYLISIITNLITFLILFLLLIRLFEREDIIFRV